In Persicimonas caeni, a single window of DNA contains:
- a CDS encoding formylglycine-generating enzyme family protein produces MSDDSQVTCPECQTTQSAKAPFCENCGYRIRRSDTVKEGHQVVTDEMLQRLRRSRTDQDPSQTGRQVGQTANDGGAPFTGAGRPAAGRSSKMPSPEEPQTQIEGLQAVGSADISAETPAAAHSAELSAATSQSALMERPAPDAGGGKMAIYVTIWLSLTAVAVLATYFLATRLPDDASADAVDVPEKVDIPEGPFLRGLEEDVRSFILQMCQKVEDDPKETCKQDKLLAGEFPEKTVELAAYEIDATETTVGEYQDCVDADGCEPIDYKACEVWTHQGLQISLRVPKALQEPNMPVTCVSQAQAKAYCKWAGGKLPSSDQWEKAARGDKGKLFPWGTSWSSDIANWGEMDIAKNPIVGKLDGFEWTAPPASFPNGKSPYGVYDMAGNVAEWVDNGEKLELEARGGSWTSHPFDLRVTSRMELEPDDTRTDVGFRCVY; encoded by the coding sequence GTGAGTGACGACAGTCAGGTCACCTGCCCAGAATGCCAGACGACCCAGTCGGCCAAGGCACCGTTTTGCGAGAATTGCGGCTATCGTATCCGTCGCAGCGACACGGTCAAGGAAGGTCATCAGGTCGTGACCGACGAAATGCTGCAACGGCTGCGCCGAAGTCGCACCGACCAAGACCCGAGCCAAACAGGCCGGCAAGTGGGCCAGACCGCCAACGACGGCGGCGCGCCTTTTACCGGCGCGGGCCGCCCTGCAGCAGGCCGCTCGTCCAAGATGCCCTCGCCCGAGGAGCCCCAGACCCAGATCGAGGGGCTGCAGGCCGTCGGTTCGGCCGATATCAGTGCCGAGACGCCGGCGGCCGCACACTCGGCCGAGCTTTCGGCCGCCACCTCACAGAGCGCGCTCATGGAGCGGCCCGCTCCCGACGCTGGCGGCGGCAAGATGGCCATCTACGTGACCATCTGGCTGAGCCTGACCGCCGTCGCCGTGCTGGCCACCTACTTTCTGGCCACGCGCCTGCCCGATGATGCGTCGGCCGACGCCGTCGATGTGCCCGAAAAAGTCGACATCCCCGAAGGCCCGTTTTTGCGCGGCCTCGAGGAAGACGTGCGCTCGTTCATCTTGCAGATGTGCCAGAAGGTCGAAGACGATCCCAAGGAGACCTGCAAGCAGGACAAGCTCCTTGCCGGCGAATTTCCCGAGAAGACCGTCGAGCTCGCCGCCTACGAAATCGACGCGACCGAGACGACCGTCGGCGAGTACCAAGACTGCGTCGACGCCGACGGCTGCGAGCCCATCGACTATAAGGCGTGCGAGGTGTGGACCCACCAGGGCCTGCAGATCTCGCTTCGGGTGCCCAAGGCGCTCCAAGAGCCGAATATGCCGGTGACCTGCGTGAGCCAAGCCCAGGCCAAAGCTTACTGCAAATGGGCCGGTGGCAAGCTGCCCAGCTCCGACCAGTGGGAGAAGGCCGCCCGCGGCGACAAAGGCAAGCTCTTCCCCTGGGGCACCTCGTGGTCGAGCGACATCGCCAACTGGGGTGAGATGGACATCGCCAAAAACCCCATCGTCGGCAAGCTCGACGGCTTCGAGTGGACCGCGCCGCCGGCGAGTTTCCCCAACGGCAAGAGCCCCTACGGCGTCTACGACATGGCCGGAAACGTCGCCGAGTGGGTCGACAATGGCGAAAAGCTCGAGCTCGAGGCGCGCGGCGGCTCCTGGACGAGCCACCCGTTCGATCTGCGCGTGACCTCGCGCATGGAGCTCGAGCCCGACGACACCCGCACCGACGTCGGCTTTCGCTGCGTTTACTAA
- a CDS encoding carboxypeptidase regulatory-like domain-containing protein, translating to MMIDLRKLMASVFVVLLVASLGAACSDDTDSGGQGGGDECESGESFNVLSGRCEPIARDNNSGSDGGTTPGVDGGTDPGSDAGGTEQCPEGQSYNPVSGVCEPNGSETDAGTNPGEDGGSGYDGGPIGGTCGPGTVIGKACAPSGELLAGATVTIEGFDCDGNPYTDTVQTDANGNFQFDDVPAGQHTLTISTGSFSRNQTIIVQNGQTLDLSSAAAKVCLDGGSVKIAVIEGAYDHVAGILDDLQLDYDIKGNDKMSSFFEPNGRYSDSLAFLKDSAAMSQYDIIFINCGELWNVMGQNNSGDVSTVIANLSSYLSAGNSLYVSDWSHPFLEKVFADAVDFHGDDQTINDARIGYAPQTISAQVTSQGLQTALGNTQATIEFPHDPTANPPIINNNWVVAEGAGASSTIHLQGDAQLCSQPFSSLSRCDSAAGTQPSSPLLISYQGAGGGTAIYTAFHNERQSALNQDMEKILKFLIFQL from the coding sequence ATGATGATTGATTTGCGCAAACTGATGGCGAGCGTTTTTGTGGTGCTCTTGGTTGCGTCTTTGGGCGCTGCATGCAGCGATGACACCGACAGTGGCGGCCAAGGTGGTGGTGACGAGTGCGAAAGCGGCGAATCGTTCAACGTGCTCAGCGGTCGGTGCGAGCCGATTGCCCGCGACAACAACTCGGGCAGCGACGGAGGCACCACCCCGGGCGTCGACGGCGGGACTGATCCCGGCAGCGACGCCGGCGGCACCGAGCAGTGCCCGGAGGGGCAGTCTTATAACCCAGTTTCCGGCGTCTGCGAGCCAAACGGCTCGGAAACCGACGCCGGGACGAACCCCGGCGAAGACGGCGGCTCGGGCTACGACGGCGGCCCCATCGGCGGCACCTGCGGGCCGGGCACCGTCATCGGCAAGGCGTGCGCGCCCTCCGGCGAGTTGCTCGCCGGCGCCACGGTGACCATCGAGGGCTTCGATTGTGACGGCAACCCCTACACCGACACCGTGCAGACCGACGCCAACGGCAACTTCCAGTTCGACGACGTGCCCGCCGGCCAGCACACGCTGACGATCAGCACCGGCTCGTTCAGCCGTAACCAGACGATCATCGTGCAGAACGGCCAGACTCTCGATTTGAGCAGTGCGGCGGCCAAGGTCTGCCTCGACGGCGGCAGCGTCAAAATCGCGGTCATCGAGGGCGCCTACGACCACGTCGCCGGCATCCTCGACGACCTGCAGCTCGACTACGACATCAAGGGGAACGACAAGATGTCGTCGTTCTTCGAGCCCAACGGGCGCTACAGCGACTCGCTGGCCTTTCTGAAGGACTCGGCGGCCATGTCGCAGTACGACATCATCTTCATCAACTGCGGCGAGTTGTGGAACGTCATGGGTCAGAACAACTCGGGCGACGTCTCCACGGTGATCGCGAACCTGTCGTCGTACCTGAGCGCGGGCAACAGTCTGTACGTCTCCGACTGGTCACATCCCTTCCTCGAGAAGGTCTTCGCCGACGCGGTCGACTTCCACGGCGACGATCAAACCATCAACGACGCGCGTATCGGTTACGCGCCGCAGACGATCTCCGCACAAGTGACCTCGCAAGGGCTCCAGACCGCGCTGGGCAACACGCAGGCGACCATCGAGTTTCCCCATGACCCGACCGCCAACCCGCCCATCATCAACAACAACTGGGTCGTGGCCGAAGGCGCCGGCGCCTCGAGCACGATTCACCTGCAGGGCGACGCGCAACTGTGCTCACAGCCGTTCTCCAGTCTGAGCCGCTGCGACTCGGCCGCCGGCACTCAGCCGAGCTCGCCGCTCCTGATCTCTTATCAGGGCGCCGGCGGCGGTACCGCGATTTACACGGCGTTCCACAACGAGCGTCAGTCGGCGCTCAACCAGGACATGGAGAAGATCCTCAAGTTCCTGATCTTCCAGTTGTGA
- a CDS encoding 1,2-dihydroxy-3-keto-5-methylthiopentene dioxygenase, with the protein MAELRVRGTDTVLTEPGAIKDFVGAYGLDYEVWNIDKLHSEEAKAVEADTEQERILEVFSDEIEALKERGGYETADVIALSPDTPNLDDILAKFDKEHEHTEDEVRFVVDGRGVFVIHAPDDKVFDVEVHPGDLLVVPEGTWHWFELCEDKQIKCIRVFTSKDGWVAHYREEAAE; encoded by the coding sequence ATGGCAGAATTGAGAGTACGCGGTACCGACACCGTCCTGACCGAGCCGGGGGCCATCAAAGACTTCGTTGGCGCCTACGGCCTCGACTACGAGGTGTGGAATATCGACAAGTTGCACTCCGAGGAGGCCAAGGCGGTCGAGGCCGACACCGAGCAGGAGCGCATCCTCGAGGTCTTCTCCGACGAAATCGAGGCCCTCAAGGAGCGTGGCGGCTACGAGACGGCCGACGTCATCGCGCTGTCGCCCGATACGCCCAACCTCGACGATATCTTGGCCAAGTTCGACAAGGAGCACGAGCACACCGAAGACGAGGTGCGCTTTGTGGTCGACGGACGCGGCGTCTTCGTCATCCACGCCCCCGACGACAAAGTCTTCGACGTCGAAGTCCACCCTGGCGATCTCTTGGTCGTCCCCGAGGGCACCTGGCACTGGTTCGAGTTGTGCGAGGACAAGCAGATCAAATGCATTCGCGTCTTCACGTCGAAGGACGGCTGGGTGGCGCATTATCGCGAAGAAGCCGCTGAGTAG
- a CDS encoding putative signal transducing protein, with protein MTDTTVVIATFQSPVEANIARTRLEEHGISCRLDDENMMVADPLLGAAVGGIKLVIREDDADEAVEVLRDAPAGEPGSIIDDDWDDFESDEAESSQLASSTLACPKCHSQEIGFGSLFHWYWSAVILLGIGPIFLPDTAATAFLKDTHGIIFYAGAFIGFWLAVLRQFPLRCKECDAQGPRRLFQGNLD; from the coding sequence ATGACCGACACGACCGTTGTAATCGCGACGTTTCAAAGCCCGGTCGAAGCCAATATCGCCCGGACGCGCCTCGAAGAGCACGGCATCTCGTGTCGGCTGGACGACGAGAATATGATGGTCGCCGATCCCCTCCTGGGCGCCGCCGTCGGCGGCATCAAATTGGTGATCCGCGAAGACGACGCCGACGAGGCCGTCGAGGTGTTGCGCGATGCACCGGCCGGCGAGCCCGGCTCGATCATCGACGACGACTGGGACGACTTCGAGAGCGACGAAGCCGAGTCGAGCCAACTCGCCTCGTCCACCCTCGCCTGCCCCAAGTGCCACAGCCAAGAGATCGGCTTTGGCAGCCTCTTTCACTGGTACTGGTCCGCGGTCATCCTGTTGGGCATCGGCCCGATCTTTTTGCCCGACACTGCGGCGACGGCGTTCCTCAAAGACACCCACGGGATCATTTTCTACGCCGGCGCGTTTATCGGCTTTTGGCTCGCGGTGCTGCGCCAATTCCCGCTGCGCTGCAAAGAGTGCGACGCTCAGGGCCCTCGCAGGTTGTTTCAGGGTAACTTGGACTAA
- a CDS encoding GatB/YqeY domain-containing protein, whose amino-acid sequence MAETETIQQMKADMKAAMKAREKDKLQTIRSLLSSLKNARIDKGDDLDEDEVISVLSTEAKKRREAAEMYADGGRDELAEKEEAEIKVIEEYLPEQMTDDEAEALVDEAIESTGASSKADMGKVMGYVMPKIKGRYEGSKMKDIVLGKL is encoded by the coding sequence ATGGCTGAAACGGAAACGATTCAACAGATGAAGGCCGACATGAAGGCGGCCATGAAAGCGCGTGAGAAGGACAAGCTCCAGACGATCCGCTCGCTGCTGTCGAGCCTGAAGAACGCGCGTATCGACAAGGGCGACGACCTCGACGAAGACGAGGTCATCAGCGTGCTGTCGACGGAGGCCAAGAAGCGTCGCGAGGCGGCCGAGATGTACGCCGACGGCGGCCGCGACGAGCTCGCCGAGAAGGAAGAGGCCGAGATCAAGGTCATCGAGGAGTACCTGCCCGAGCAGATGACCGACGACGAAGCCGAAGCTCTGGTCGACGAAGCCATCGAGTCGACCGGCGCCTCGTCGAAGGCCGACATGGGCAAGGTCATGGGCTACGTGATGCCCAAGATCAAAGGTCGGTATGAGGGCTCGAAGATGAAGGACATCGTGCTCGGCAAGCTGTAA